The Natrinema caseinilyticum genomic sequence CAGGACTTCGAGTGGGACTACCAGGCCCAGAACGAGGGCATCCGTGCGGTCGATTACACGATCGCTCTGATGTGTACCAAGAACTTCAACTACTACAGCCTCATGGGCGAGCAACTCGAGGAAAAACGGGACGTCTCGCCCGACGAAATCGGCAAGATGGACGTCCTCCACGGCAAGATGATGGTCTACGGCCACGACGGCGAGATGATCGTAGAGGAGGATATTGAGAACTTCCACGACGCCGCGCTCAAGGGCTGTGACGAGTGTGCCGACTTCACCGGCTTCTGTTCGGACATCACCGTCGGCTCGGTCGGCTCGTCCGACGAGTACTCGAGCGTCATCATCCGCACCGACCAGGGCATGAAGGCGTGGGAGCTGACCGAGCCCACGCTCGACTACCACGACCTGGAGGACCGGAGTGCGGTCGGCAAACTCCAGGGCTGGGACAAGAAGAAGGCCTTCGAGAGCTTGGAGCGCCCGTTCGACCCTGACGCGCCCCGATTCATCGACTACACCGACCACGCCGAGAACTACGGCACGGCGCTGAATCCCCACGATCAGGGCCACTGATCTCGAGTCGACTCGTCGAGACCGCGCTATCGAGACGTGTTCGGACGATCGTCGAGCGGTTCTGAATCCGCTCTGATCGAGGCATAGACCCGGTTTGCCCACTCGTACGCGATGGGTGCGTCCGTATCGACGAAGACTTGCATGAGTCCGGTCGTTTCATCGTACCCGCCCATCCCGACGCGCTCGTCGAATATCGCGAGTCCGTACGGGAGTTCATCGCGCGTTCGGAGTGACAGATGCCCGCGGTCGATCGCCTCTCGGGCGCGCTCCGGGTACGTCTCGAGGAGCTTTTCGATGATCGTGGGCAGATAGACGATCTCGGTATCGGTCTTCTCGAAGATCTGCTGGTGAAACTCGCCGAGAACGAGCGGTGCCATGTGCGTGGTATTGAACCCTCGGAAGGTCTCCGACTCGTCGAGCAAGGACATGAACCGCTCGATCGGTTGATATGGGTTGTCCGGTTCGGCGGGTGTGATCTTCGCATCCACGAACGGCTCGATGACGAATTCCTGGTGGTCCTCACAGATGACGTCCAGCAACGGTGCGAGGCGGTGGACGGTGTGGACGTTTGCCTCGAACCGGAGGACCTCGTCCGCGACGGCTTCGCCCCGGCCCGTCAGCTGAAATCGGCCTTCGTCTTTCTCTACGAAACCCTGTTCGTCGAGCCACTGCGTGAAGCGGTGGCTCGTCGCACGCGAGACGTTCAGTCGCGCTTCGATCTCCCGGCGGTCGAGCGGTTCCGTGCGGAGGGCTTCCAGAACCGGCCCGTGTCGCACGATGTCGCCGAGAAGATCCGTGTCGACGCGGTCGTCCGTCGCGTCGAGTCGCTGTCCGAGGTATTGGTGGTTCCGGGCGTTCTCCAGGATGGCTTCCAAGACGGGAGAACCGGGTGGTGGGCGTTCGTCGTCGGCCGCGTGTTCGTCCTCTTTGAATCCCACAGCGAGTCACCGGTGTCCGGAACGATGGCACGGATTGTAATTCTATCCCGTACGTGACGTGAGAGACGGTTCACGACGCGAAACGACGCGTGTTCGGACGAATCCATCTCAGTGAGTGAGGCCAACAGGGCTGCGACCGATCGGACGTCTATGGGACAACTGACCCGCGGCGACGAGCGGATCGACCAGTTTCGAAGCGACGTCCACGGAGACGTGATCCGGTCCGGTGACGGTGCCTACGACGACGCACGGGCGGTCTGGAACGGAATGATCGACAGATATCCGACGGTGATCGTCAGGTGTCGAGGCACGGCGGACGTTATTCGATCGGTCGACTTCGCCCGAGAAAACGGGCTTCGCGTGGCCATTCGGGGCGGCGGTCACAACGTCGCAGGCACGGCAGTTTGTGACGATGGTCTCGTGATCGATCTGTCGGAGATGACGGGCGTCCGGGTCGACCCCGACGAACGGAAGGCGTGGGTACAGGCCGGTGCGACGTGGGCCGACGTCGACCACGAGACCCAGGCGTTCGGCCTGGCGACGCCCGGCGGCGTCGTCTCGGACACGGGGGTCGCGGGGCTCACGCTCGGCGGCGGCATCGGACACCTCCGGTGTAAGTACGGCCTGACCTGCGACAACCTCGCGTCCGTCGAACTCGTCACGGCGAACGGCGAGTTTGTAACCGCCAGCAAGGACGAACGCTCGGAGCTCTTCTGGGGGTTTCGCGGCGGTGGGGGAAATTTCGGCGTCGTGACCGAATTCGAGTTCGACCTCCACCCCGTCGGGCCGGACGTCGCGACTTGTTTCGTCTTCTATTCGGGAGATCGGGCGACTAACTGTCTGCAGGCATATCGTGAGTACGTTTCGGCAGCGCCAGACGAGGTTAGCACGCTCACATCTCTCGGTACGATGCCCGACGAGGAACTCTTCTCGGAAGACGGCGTGGATCATTTCAAAATCGGGTTCCTGGGATGTTACTCGGGACCGGCTGTGGAAGGTGAGGAGGTACTCGCACCGCTGCGAGAACTTGCCGAGCCGATCGCCGACGTCAGCGGGACGATTCCGTACGCCGAGTTCCAGCGAACGCTTGACGAAGACTATCCTTCGGGGATGCGGTACTACTGGAAATCGTTGTATCTCGATGGTCTCACTGAACCGGCAATCGATCGAATCAGGTATTGGGCCGACACCGCCCCGTCCCCGTTAGCGACAGTTGACATCTGGCAACTGGGGGGCGCAATCGGGGACGTCGGTATCGACGAGAGTTCCTTCGCGGGCAGGCACGCGCCGTTTCTCCTCGGTGTCGAGGCGAACTGGCACGACCCTGAACGAGACGACGCCAACGTGGAGTGGGTCCGCGATTGCCTGGCCGATATGCGGCAGTTCTCCGACGGCTCTGTCTACCTGAATTTTCCGGGCTTTCTGGAGGACAACGACGAACTCGTTCGAACCACGTTCGGATCGGCGTACGAACGGTTGGTCGCGGTGAAAGACGAGTACGATCCGGAGAACCGCTTCGACGTGAACCAGAATATCAAGCCCTCTATCTGAGAGCGACCCGACGAGTTTGCTTTTTCACCGCCGTGGCGGAGACGTGGTGTGCGCTCACCGCCGGTGGAGAATCGAAACGCCGCCCCGCTGTTTATCGTTGGCGCGCGCACGTCCATCGCGACGCGGCGGTTGCGTCGGAACGTCCGGTG encodes the following:
- a CDS encoding helix-turn-helix transcriptional regulator; protein product: MGFKEDEHAADDERPPPGSPVLEAILENARNHQYLGQRLDATDDRVDTDLLGDIVRHGPVLEALRTEPLDRREIEARLNVSRATSHRFTQWLDEQGFVEKDEGRFQLTGRGEAVADEVLRFEANVHTVHRLAPLLDVICEDHQEFVIEPFVDAKITPAEPDNPYQPIERFMSLLDESETFRGFNTTHMAPLVLGEFHQQIFEKTDTEIVYLPTIIEKLLETYPERAREAIDRGHLSLRTRDELPYGLAIFDERVGMGGYDETTGLMQVFVDTDAPIAYEWANRVYASIRADSEPLDDRPNTSR
- a CDS encoding FAD-binding oxidoreductase — protein: MGQLTRGDERIDQFRSDVHGDVIRSGDGAYDDARAVWNGMIDRYPTVIVRCRGTADVIRSVDFARENGLRVAIRGGGHNVAGTAVCDDGLVIDLSEMTGVRVDPDERKAWVQAGATWADVDHETQAFGLATPGGVVSDTGVAGLTLGGGIGHLRCKYGLTCDNLASVELVTANGEFVTASKDERSELFWGFRGGGGNFGVVTEFEFDLHPVGPDVATCFVFYSGDRATNCLQAYREYVSAAPDEVSTLTSLGTMPDEELFSEDGVDHFKIGFLGCYSGPAVEGEEVLAPLRELAEPIADVSGTIPYAEFQRTLDEDYPSGMRYYWKSLYLDGLTEPAIDRIRYWADTAPSPLATVDIWQLGGAIGDVGIDESSFAGRHAPFLLGVEANWHDPERDDANVEWVRDCLADMRQFSDGSVYLNFPGFLEDNDELVRTTFGSAYERLVAVKDEYDPENRFDVNQNIKPSI